The following are from one region of the Arachis duranensis cultivar V14167 chromosome 10, aradu.V14167.gnm2.J7QH, whole genome shotgun sequence genome:
- the LOC107468197 gene encoding ubiquitin-like protein 5 yields the protein MIEVVLNDRLGKKVRVKCNDDDTIGDLKKLVAAQTGTRADKIRIQKWYTIYKDHITLKDYEIHDGMGLELYYN from the coding sequence ATGATCGAGGTGGTTCTGAACGATCGATTGGGGAAGAAGGTTCGCGTGAAGTGCAACGATGACGACACCATCGGCGACCTGAAGAAGCTGGTTGCAGCTCAGACGGGAACGAGGGCCGATAAGATTCGCATCCAGAAGTGGTACACCATCTACAAGGATCACATCACCCTCAAAGATTACGAGATCCACGACGGCATGGGCCTCGAGCTCTACTACAACTAA
- the LOC107468038 gene encoding BTB/POZ domain-containing protein At5g03250: MSFMKLGSKSSEAFHLEGQTWVCSTGLPSDVTVEVGEISFFLHKFPLLSRSGLLKKLIEELSGDDGYVCTFQLHDIPGGAKTFELIAKFCYGLKIDITPLNVVSLRCAAEYLEMTENYGEGNLVSQTEAFLNEVFSTWPDSIKALETCEEVLPFAEDLHVVSRCIDSLAMKACSDPSLFKWPVGGRKSQDNAMANGISTEIKPQPQGDNWWYYDVSLLSLPLFKRLILAIESKGMKPESVAGCLIYYLRRFLPLMNRQSSFKDKSHATIPTTSEADQRALLEEIVELLPNKRGVTSSKHLLRLLRTAMILRASPSCKENLEKRVGAQLDQAVLVDLLIPNMGYSVETLYDVDCIHRILDHFMSIYLPASVTASPLILEEGTLIAANDPLTSMTMVASLLDGYLAEVASDANLSLSKFQALAVAVPDYSRPLDDGIYHAVDIYLKAHPWLTDTEREQLCRLMNCQKLSIEASTHAAQNERLPLRVIVQVLFFEQLRLRTSISGWFFVSDNLANSQEQSGNLGLHRSDGNHQLDSAGGTDNMRERLLQIEKECSEIRNELQKLTKTKRSWNIFSRRFGFRRKTDSSSSKESNSTNAKTQSSTVNGKPNRESS, from the exons ATGTCATTCATGAAGCTGGGATCAAAGTCTTCTGAAGCATTTCATTTGGAAGGCCAGACATG GGTATGTTCAACAGGACTTCCAAGTGATGTTACAGTTGAAGTTGGCGagatttctttcttcctccacAAG TTTCCATTGCTTTCTAGAAGTGGGCTGCTGAAGAAACTCATTGAAGAATTGTCAGGTGACGATGGATATGTTTGTACCTTTCAACTTCATGATATTCCTGGTGGTGCAAAAACATTTGAGCTTATAGCCAAGTTCTGCTATGGTCTAAAAATAGATATCACGCCATTAAATGTAGTTAGCCTCAGATGTGCAGCAGAATACCTCGAAATGACTGAAAATTATGGTGAAGGAAATCTTGTTTCGCAGACAGAAGCTTTTCTGAATGAAGTTTTTAGTACTTGGCCAGACTCCATAAAAGCCCTTGAAACATGTGAGGAAGTGCTACCTTTCGCCGAAGACCTGCATGTTGTTTCAAGGTGTATTGATTCCTTGGCAATGAAGGCTTGTTCGGATCCAAGCTTATTCAAGTGGCCAGTGGGAGGACGTAAAAGCCAAGACAATGCAATGGCGAACGGAATTTCCACTGAGATAAAGCCACAACCTCAAGGTGATAATTGGTGGTATTATGATGTGTCTTTGTTAAGCCTGCCCTTGTTTAAACGACTGATTTTAGCCATTGAATCGAAAGGTATGAAACCTGAAAGTGTCGCAGGATGTCTCATATATTACCTTAGGAGGTTTCTCCCCTTGATGAATAGACAATcaagtttcaaggataaatcaCATGCAACCATTCCCACAACCTCTGAAGCAGATCAAAGGGCTCTGTTGGAAGAAATTGTGGAGTTGCTTCCAAACAAGAGGGGGGTCACATCCTCCAAACATCTGCTTAGGTTGCTCAGAACAGCCATGATATTGCGTGCAAGTCCATCCTGCAAGgaaaatttggagaaaaggGTAGGAGCTCAACTAGACCAGGCTGTGCTCGTCGATCTTCTCATTCCAAATATGGGATACTCAGTTGAAACCCTCTATGATGTAGATTGCATTCATAGGATTCTTGATCACTTTATGTCTATATACCTCCCTGCATCTGTAACAGCTTCCCCACTAATACTCGAAGAGGGAACATTGATAGCTGCGAATGATCCATTGACGTCGATGACAATGGTGGCAAGCTTGTTAGATGGATATCTTGCTGAGGTGGCTTCAGATGCTAATTTGAGCTTGTCTAAGTTCCAGGCACTTGCTGTTGCAGTTCCGGATTATTCTAGGCCGCTTGATGATGGTATATATCATGCAGTAGATATTTACCTTAAG GCACATCCATGGCTGACAGATACTGAAAGAGAGCAACTTTGCAGACTGATGAACTGCCAAAAACTCTCAATTGAAGCAAGCACTCATGCAGCGCAAAATGAAAGATTACCTCTCCGTGTAATTGTTCAAGTCCTGTTCTTCGAACAGCTTCGGCTTCGCACGTCAATATCCGGCTGGTTCTTTGTTTCTGACAATCTTGCAAACTCACAAGAACAAAGTGGAAATCTCGGCCTCCATAGGAGTGATGGTAATCATCAACTGGACTCTGCAGGGGGGACGGACAACATGAGAGAACGCCTTTTGCAGATCGAGAAGGAATGCTCAGAAATTCGAAATGAGCTGCAGAAGTTGACAAAGACAAAGAGAAGTTGGAACATTTTCTCTAGAAGGTTTGGCTTTAGGAGAAAAACAGATTCTAGCAGTTCAAAAGAATCAAATAGCACTAATGCAAAGACACAATCGTCCACTGTAAATGGAAAACCAAATCGGGAAAGTAGTTGA